One window of Brachybacterium ginsengisoli genomic DNA carries:
- the mutM gene encoding bifunctional DNA-formamidopyrimidine glycosylase/DNA-(apurinic or apyrimidinic site) lyase, which yields MPELPEVEVVRRGLAPRTVGRRIQDLEVLDARIIRRQVGGEDRLRAALVGSTLTAVARRGKFLWWRLADPDGADTGEALMGHLGMSGQLRLATADGIAVTPGADSEGPASDPLRHRRLSLHLEDGTRVDLIDQRLFGGLWTSPLVPAADGALAGVGSPDALLPEGASHIARDLLDPAADLPSIARALRARRAAIKTLLLNQEIVSGIGNIYADEALWEARTRFDTPGAALSQRRALAILRAAGEVMERALEVGGTSFDALYVNVDGRSGYFARSLSAYGRTGEPCPRCGGPIRREVHMNRSSHFCPRCQRGTAPSAPDAPAISPRPR from the coding sequence GTGCCGGAGCTGCCCGAGGTCGAGGTGGTCCGTCGCGGGCTCGCGCCGCGGACCGTCGGCCGGAGGATCCAGGATCTCGAAGTGCTCGACGCCCGGATCATCCGCCGCCAGGTCGGGGGAGAGGACCGCCTGCGCGCGGCGCTCGTGGGCTCGACGCTCACCGCCGTCGCGCGGCGCGGGAAGTTCCTGTGGTGGCGGCTCGCCGACCCGGACGGCGCCGACACCGGCGAGGCCCTGATGGGCCACCTCGGGATGAGCGGGCAGCTGCGGCTCGCGACGGCCGACGGGATCGCGGTGACCCCGGGTGCCGACTCCGAGGGACCCGCCTCGGATCCGCTGCGCCACCGCCGCCTCTCCCTGCACCTCGAGGACGGCACCCGCGTGGACCTCATCGACCAGCGCCTCTTCGGCGGCCTGTGGACGAGCCCGCTGGTCCCCGCGGCCGATGGTGCGCTCGCCGGGGTGGGCAGCCCCGATGCGCTGCTGCCCGAGGGCGCCTCCCACATCGCCCGCGACCTGCTCGATCCCGCGGCGGACCTGCCCTCCATCGCCCGGGCGCTGCGGGCACGCCGAGCGGCGATCAAGACCCTGCTGCTGAACCAGGAGATCGTCTCCGGGATCGGGAACATCTATGCCGACGAGGCCCTGTGGGAGGCCCGCACCCGCTTCGACACCCCCGGCGCCGCCCTGTCCCAGCGGCGCGCGCTGGCGATCCTCCGCGCCGCCGGCGAGGTGATGGAGCGGGCGCTCGAGGTGGGCGGCACGAGCTTCGACGCGCTGTACGTGAACGTGGACGGACGCAGCGGCTACTTCGCCCGCTCCCTCAGCGCCTACGGGCGCACCGGCGAGCCGTGCCCGCGGTGCGGCGGCCCGATCCGGCGCGAGGTGCACATGAACCGCTCGAGCCACTTCTGCCCGAGGTGCCAGCGGGGCACGGCGCCCTCCGCTCCCGATGCGCCGGCGATTAGTCCTCGGCCTCGCTGA
- a CDS encoding carboxymuconolactone decarboxylase family protein, whose product MNTTESTSNGWTGAKDALGDFSPWMAHYTDSVLFDEVWEREGLSPRDRSLVTVAALTAMGRTDQLRFHLTHARSNGVSDDELEEALLHLAFYAGWPSGMGATALLKEISEAED is encoded by the coding sequence ATGAACACCACGGAGAGCACCAGCAACGGATGGACCGGCGCGAAGGACGCCCTCGGCGACTTCTCCCCGTGGATGGCGCACTACACCGACAGCGTGCTGTTCGACGAGGTCTGGGAGCGTGAGGGCCTCAGCCCCCGCGACCGCAGCCTCGTCACCGTCGCGGCATTGACCGCGATGGGCCGCACCGATCAGCTGCGGTTCCATCTCACCCATGCCCGCAGCAACGGCGTGAGCGACGACGAGCTCGAGGAGGCCCTGCTGCACCTGGCCTTCTACGCGGGCTGGCCCTCCGGCATGGGTGCCACCGCCCTGCTGAAGGAGATCAGCGAGGCCGAGGACTAA
- the cydC gene encoding thiol reductant ABC exporter subunit CydC: MIPAAPIPGALRRAVRALEIPRARLIAAVLAACATLGSAFALAAVSAYLVTRAWTMPPVLDLTVAVVMVRALGVSRGAFRWLERMLTHDVALRGVVTLRTNLFTALADRPDDGLSRLRRGDLLGRLGDDAQELGDLVIKAVVPGLVSVVMAVAVLVTFAPLSLPATAAMLAGLVLASVLAPLAAHRAARITEQAVLSTRSEVGARSLEILDDATSLRLEGRLEQSLDLLGDRQASHDDAIDRAAVPAAVAAAAVPLAILLAATGSLLAAGALWIQGAASAGQIGILLLLPLSSFEAATALPAAASQLARSRAAAERLADLVGPRLPRTAGIGRGPGPGVLSAVGLTAGWTSDAPRVGGLDLDLPPGSRLAVVGPSGSGKSTLLATLAGLLDPLAGRVELDGQDLADLDPAAVRAAVTMFAEDSHVFATTVRENLKVVRGGLGDAEIEAALDAVGLSDWVAALPLGLDTLLGPDGTTVSGGERRRLLLARAVVRGGPVLLLDEPTEHLDTARGDALLEALLTPAGSALVPASSTVVVVTHRVEAIPAGTPILRLEEHR, translated from the coding sequence ATGATCCCCGCAGCCCCGATCCCCGGTGCGCTCCGCCGCGCCGTGCGCGCCCTCGAGATCCCGCGCGCCCGCCTGATCGCGGCGGTCCTCGCCGCCTGCGCGACCCTCGGATCGGCCTTCGCCCTCGCGGCCGTCTCCGCCTATCTCGTCACCCGGGCCTGGACGATGCCGCCGGTGCTGGACCTGACCGTCGCCGTGGTGATGGTGCGGGCGCTCGGCGTCTCCCGCGGCGCGTTCCGCTGGCTCGAGCGGATGCTCACCCACGACGTCGCGCTGCGCGGCGTGGTCACTCTGCGCACGAACCTCTTCACGGCGCTCGCGGACCGGCCGGACGACGGCCTCTCCCGGCTGCGGCGCGGCGATCTGCTCGGCCGTCTCGGGGACGACGCGCAGGAGCTGGGCGACCTGGTCATCAAGGCGGTCGTTCCGGGCCTGGTCTCCGTGGTGATGGCGGTGGCGGTGCTGGTCACCTTCGCGCCGCTGTCGCTGCCGGCGACTGCGGCGATGCTCGCCGGCCTGGTCCTCGCGAGCGTGCTCGCTCCCCTGGCCGCGCACCGCGCCGCCCGGATCACGGAGCAGGCCGTGCTCTCCACCCGCTCCGAGGTGGGCGCTCGATCGCTCGAGATCCTCGACGACGCCACCTCCCTGCGGCTCGAGGGCCGGCTGGAGCAGTCGCTGGATCTCCTCGGGGACCGCCAGGCGTCGCATGACGATGCCATCGACCGGGCGGCCGTCCCCGCCGCGGTGGCCGCCGCGGCCGTGCCGCTCGCGATCCTCCTGGCCGCCACCGGCTCCCTGCTGGCCGCAGGGGCGCTGTGGATCCAGGGCGCCGCCTCGGCGGGCCAGATCGGGATCCTGCTGCTGCTGCCGCTGTCCTCCTTCGAGGCGGCGACCGCCCTGCCCGCCGCCGCCTCGCAGCTGGCCCGCTCGCGAGCGGCCGCCGAGCGTCTCGCCGACCTCGTCGGCCCGCGGCTCCCCCGCACCGCAGGCATCGGGCGGGGCCCCGGGCCGGGCGTGCTGAGCGCCGTCGGCCTCACCGCCGGATGGACCTCCGACGCCCCGCGCGTGGGCGGGCTCGACCTCGATCTCCCCCCGGGCTCCCGTCTGGCCGTCGTCGGCCCCTCCGGCAGCGGGAAGTCCACGCTGCTGGCCACCCTCGCCGGCCTCCTGGATCCGCTCGCGGGACGCGTCGAGCTGGACGGCCAGGACCTGGCGGACCTCGACCCGGCCGCGGTGCGTGCGGCGGTGACGATGTTCGCCGAGGACTCCCACGTCTTCGCGACCACCGTGCGGGAGAACCTCAAGGTGGTGCGCGGCGGGCTCGGGGACGCGGAGATCGAGGCGGCCCTCGATGCCGTCGGCCTCTCGGACTGGGTCGCCGCCCTGCCCCTCGGGCTCGACACCCTGCTCGGTCCCGACGGCACCACCGTCTCCGGGGGCGAGCGCCGCCGGCTCCTGCTGGCCCGAGCCGTGGTGCGCGGCGGGCCCGTGCTGCTGCTGGACGAGCCCACCGAGCATCTCGACACCGCGCGCGGCGATGCCCTCCTGGAGGCGCTGCTCACCCCCGCCGGCTCCGCCCTGGTGCCCGCGAGCAGTACCGTCGTGGTCGTCACGCACCGCGTCGAGGCGATCCCCGCCGGCACGCCGATCCTTCGCCTCGAGGAGCACCGATGA
- the coaD gene encoding pantetheine-phosphate adenylyltransferase, protein MSTVVLPGSFDPFTLGHLDLTRRAAALGHRVIIAVSHNPSKKGLLDLEARTAAITQTLDQEGLSGSVEVRTLPKGLLVDFCRDVEAQAVVRGLRSQLDLAYEEPMARMNHHLAEIDTVFLLTDAAWSHISSSLVREVHALGGDVSDMLPGPSLDALRSAAAVS, encoded by the coding sequence ATGAGCACTGTCGTCCTGCCCGGCTCGTTCGACCCCTTCACCCTGGGGCACCTCGACCTTACCCGTCGGGCCGCAGCGCTCGGCCACCGGGTCATCATCGCGGTCTCCCACAACCCCTCGAAGAAGGGGCTGCTCGACCTCGAGGCCCGCACGGCCGCGATCACGCAGACCCTCGACCAGGAGGGGCTCTCGGGATCCGTCGAGGTCCGCACCCTGCCCAAGGGGCTGCTGGTCGACTTCTGCCGAGACGTGGAGGCGCAGGCCGTGGTGCGCGGTCTCCGCTCCCAGCTGGACCTCGCCTACGAGGAGCCGATGGCGCGGATGAACCACCACCTCGCCGAGATCGACACCGTCTTCCTGCTCACCGACGCCGCCTGGTCCCACATCTCCTCCTCCCTGGTGAGGGAGGTCCACGCCCTGGGCGGAGACGTCTCCGACATGCTCCCCGGCCCCTCGCTGGACGCGCTGCGCTCCGCCGCGGCCGTCTCCTGA
- a CDS encoding response regulator transcription factor has protein sequence MTATDQPGPIRVMLVDDHEVVRRGIVTVIDSSDALKVIGEASSVTEASRRLPAIRPDVLVVDLQLPDGTGLDVMRTAREIDPAQRMLVLTSFDDDAALRESRAAGAAGLMLKSARSQEIVDAVTAVHEGRGVWPADHVEDGPELSDSDQRIVELIGDGHSNREIAEALGIAEKTVKNRVTVILQAFGMQRRTQVAAMVAARRRAGWKPQ, from the coding sequence GTGACAGCGACCGATCAGCCGGGACCGATCCGCGTGATGCTGGTGGACGACCACGAGGTGGTCCGGCGCGGGATCGTCACCGTGATCGACTCGAGCGACGCCCTGAAGGTGATCGGCGAGGCCTCCTCGGTGACCGAGGCGAGCCGTCGCCTGCCGGCGATCCGGCCCGATGTGCTCGTCGTCGACCTGCAGCTGCCCGACGGCACCGGTCTGGACGTCATGCGCACCGCCCGCGAGATCGATCCCGCGCAGCGGATGCTGGTGCTGACCAGCTTCGACGACGACGCGGCGCTGCGCGAGTCCCGAGCGGCCGGCGCGGCCGGTCTGATGCTGAAGTCGGCCCGCTCCCAGGAGATCGTCGACGCCGTGACCGCCGTCCATGAGGGCCGCGGGGTGTGGCCCGCGGACCACGTCGAGGACGGGCCGGAGCTCTCCGACTCCGATCAGCGGATCGTGGAGCTGATCGGGGACGGGCATTCGAACCGCGAGATCGCCGAGGCGCTGGGCATCGCGGAGAAGACCGTGAAGAACCGCGTCACCGTCATCCTGCAGGCCTTCGGGATGCAGCGCCGCACCCAGGTCGCGGCGATGGTCGCGGCCCGTCGCCGGGCCGGCTGGAAGCCCCAGTAG
- a CDS encoding GAF domain-containing sensor histidine kinase, whose amino-acid sequence MSSDDPSPAQPVRTGRSRIQDLAGAVLAGGEAEDLLDLLVRSARTDLGARTALLVMPVGPDRWGVELADGPDAAELLGRPIPAEGAAGLALHGADLEVLEEVHDLELGPTPSRALLGVIDAAEHGLGMLAVLRPEAEAPFTAADRERLDALAGLIALTLRAPTLGASIEIDDERGRIARDLHDLAIQELFAVGMELEALVDSLEAPGMTPSNARIRSSVATSVQGVENAVAQIRQIVQSLRRERSAATLTEQLRHEVGLATAGLGFVPAMRLPPHPAEMDAELPPEIAEDVVAVVRECLANAARHAHASAVAVSVSVFSEGVDRVVQVNVSDNGRGIDPAVERRSGLANISSRARRHSGWVDAISLEPGTMVSWRVTLPAV is encoded by the coding sequence ATGAGCTCGGACGATCCGTCCCCCGCGCAGCCCGTCCGCACGGGCCGGTCCCGGATCCAGGATCTCGCCGGGGCGGTCCTCGCGGGCGGCGAGGCGGAGGACCTGCTGGACCTGCTGGTGCGCTCGGCCCGCACGGACCTCGGCGCCCGCACCGCCCTGCTGGTGATGCCGGTGGGTCCGGACCGCTGGGGCGTGGAACTGGCCGACGGCCCGGATGCCGCCGAGCTGCTGGGTCGGCCGATCCCTGCCGAGGGCGCCGCCGGCCTGGCCCTGCACGGGGCGGATCTCGAGGTGCTCGAGGAGGTCCACGACCTCGAGCTCGGTCCGACGCCGAGCCGCGCCCTGCTCGGCGTGATCGACGCCGCCGAGCACGGACTCGGGATGCTGGCGGTGCTGCGCCCCGAGGCGGAGGCGCCGTTCACCGCCGCGGATCGGGAGCGGCTGGATGCGCTCGCCGGGCTGATCGCCCTGACCTTGCGGGCACCGACGCTCGGCGCGAGCATCGAGATCGACGACGAGCGCGGCCGGATCGCCCGTGACCTGCATGACCTCGCGATCCAGGAGCTGTTCGCGGTGGGGATGGAGCTCGAGGCGCTGGTCGACTCGCTCGAGGCCCCCGGGATGACGCCGTCCAACGCCCGGATCCGCAGCTCGGTGGCGACCTCGGTGCAGGGCGTCGAGAACGCCGTCGCGCAGATCCGGCAGATCGTGCAGTCGCTGCGCCGGGAGCGGTCCGCGGCGACGCTCACCGAGCAGCTGCGGCACGAGGTGGGGCTCGCGACCGCCGGCCTGGGCTTCGTCCCCGCGATGCGGCTGCCTCCGCATCCCGCGGAGATGGACGCCGAGCTGCCCCCGGAGATCGCGGAGGATGTGGTCGCCGTGGTGCGGGAGTGCCTCGCGAATGCCGCGCGGCACGCCCACGCGAGCGCCGTGGCGGTCTCCGTGAGCGTCTTCTCCGAGGGGGTGGACCGTGTGGTCCAGGTGAACGTCTCCGACAACGGCCGAGGGATCGACCCCGCCGTGGAGCGCCGCAGCGGCCTGGCGAACATCTCCTCGCGCGCCCGCCGCCACTCCGGCTGGGTCGATGCGATCTCCCTCGAGCCGGGCACGATGGTCTCGTGGCGGGTCACCCTGCCGGCCGTGTGA
- the rnc gene encoding ribonuclease III: MARRRRATEAAASEGLLDRLPLDAGQGADLSESGLLELALTHRSYSYEHDGLPHNERLEFLGDAVLQLAVTEYLYSSHPTLPEGDLARRRAATVSTRALAVIASKLDLGAYVRLGRGEDLTGGRAKSSILADTTEAVIGAVHLSLGQDVSRRFVLDLLRPLLDSDEFLETGYDFKSRLQEIAAAEGSSVTYELTEAGLEHQKTFTATVTVPGIVTASGEGASKKDAELAAAQNAVRGVLAERGETLIPRG, encoded by the coding sequence ATGGCGCGCAGGCGTCGCGCCACCGAGGCCGCCGCCTCCGAGGGACTGCTGGACCGCCTCCCGCTCGACGCGGGGCAGGGTGCCGACCTCTCGGAGTCCGGGCTGCTCGAGCTGGCGCTGACCCACCGCTCCTACTCCTACGAGCACGACGGCCTGCCCCACAACGAGCGCCTCGAGTTCCTCGGCGACGCCGTGCTGCAGCTGGCCGTCACCGAATACCTGTACTCGAGCCATCCCACCCTGCCCGAGGGCGACCTCGCGCGCCGTCGGGCGGCGACGGTCAGCACCCGCGCCCTCGCGGTGATCGCCTCGAAGCTGGACCTCGGCGCCTACGTGCGCCTGGGCCGTGGCGAGGACCTCACCGGCGGGCGGGCGAAGTCCTCGATCCTCGCCGACACCACCGAGGCCGTCATCGGCGCGGTGCACCTGTCCCTCGGCCAGGACGTCTCGCGCCGCTTCGTGCTGGACCTGCTGCGGCCGCTGCTCGACTCCGACGAGTTCCTGGAGACCGGGTACGACTTCAAGTCCCGCCTCCAGGAGATCGCCGCGGCCGAGGGCTCGAGCGTGACCTACGAGCTCACCGAGGCAGGACTCGAGCACCAGAAGACCTTCACCGCGACCGTGACGGTGCCGGGGATCGTGACCGCCAGCGGGGAGGGCGCCTCCAAGAAGGACGCCGAGCTCGCAGCGGCGCAGAACGCCGTGCGCGGCGTCCTCGCCGAGCGCGGCGAGACCCTCATCCCGCGGGGCTGA
- the cydD gene encoding thiol reductant ABC exporter subunit CydD: MAQSPRARRAPLDPRLVREVRAARRHVVRTVALGLVQAVCVIVTALVIARLGSDLLEQRDVPQGTPVLLLVLVGALAVRAGAVLVQEATAHRAATAAISDLRRRVVGHAAQLGPRAGAGRGADLTALATSGLENLRPYLVGYVPQLLLSATVTPLCLLVIGLLDPLSAVIALVTLPLVPLFMILVGKLTVGRSERLLADMRSLWAQLLDLVDGLPTLRALGREKGPERTVRRLGDRHRTSAMGSLRYAFLSSMVLELLATLCVALIAVSIGMRLVYGEMELLPALAVLVLAPEIYQPLRNVGAQYHASTDGLAAVGAAFEVLDEEAPADGDRPAPDLQDAVLALRGVSVRSRDGLAPHRAALEVRPGRVLALTGPSGAGKTTAVQVLLGLLEADEGRAEVLAPDGTAIPVRELRRRSLWDQVAYLPQRPVLPAGTIRSVLAAARPDADQDALEAAAVATGLDAVIAERGWEADLGRAGRGISLGERQRLALARAVLSPAPLVVLDEPTAHLDGAAEQVVLDLLVALREAGRTVVVIAHRSRLVELADDVAGVEAGR, translated from the coding sequence ATGGCACAGAGCCCGCGGGCCCGACGGGCGCCGCTGGATCCGCGCCTGGTGCGCGAGGTCCGCGCGGCGCGCCGGCACGTGGTGCGCACGGTCGCGCTGGGCCTGGTGCAGGCCGTGTGCGTGATCGTCACCGCCCTCGTGATCGCCCGTCTCGGATCGGACCTGCTCGAGCAGCGGGACGTGCCGCAGGGAACGCCGGTGCTGCTGCTGGTCCTGGTCGGCGCGCTGGCCGTGCGCGCCGGGGCGGTGCTGGTCCAGGAGGCGACCGCGCACCGCGCCGCGACGGCGGCCATCAGCGATCTGCGCCGCCGGGTGGTCGGCCATGCCGCGCAGCTCGGGCCGCGGGCCGGCGCCGGCCGCGGCGCGGACCTCACGGCGCTCGCCACCTCCGGTCTCGAGAACCTCCGCCCCTACCTCGTGGGATATGTGCCGCAGCTGCTGCTCTCGGCCACGGTGACCCCGCTGTGCCTGCTGGTGATCGGCCTGCTGGATCCGCTCAGCGCCGTCATCGCGCTGGTGACCCTGCCGCTCGTCCCGCTGTTCATGATCCTGGTCGGGAAGCTCACCGTGGGCCGCTCCGAGCGGCTCCTGGCGGACATGCGCTCGCTGTGGGCGCAGCTGCTGGACCTCGTGGACGGACTGCCCACGCTGCGGGCGCTGGGCCGGGAGAAGGGGCCGGAGAGGACCGTGCGCCGACTCGGTGACCGACACCGCACCTCCGCCATGGGCTCGCTGCGCTACGCCTTCCTCTCCTCGATGGTGCTCGAGCTGCTGGCCACGCTGTGCGTGGCGCTGATCGCCGTGAGCATCGGCATGCGCCTGGTCTACGGCGAGATGGAGCTGCTGCCCGCCCTCGCCGTGCTGGTGCTCGCCCCGGAGATCTACCAGCCGCTGCGCAACGTCGGCGCGCAGTACCACGCCTCCACCGACGGTCTGGCCGCCGTCGGCGCCGCCTTCGAGGTGCTCGACGAGGAGGCCCCGGCCGATGGGGACCGCCCGGCCCCGGATCTGCAGGATGCCGTCCTGGCCCTGCGCGGCGTCTCGGTGCGTTCCCGCGACGGCCTCGCGCCGCACCGCGCCGCGCTCGAGGTGCGCCCCGGCCGGGTGCTCGCCCTCACCGGTCCCTCCGGCGCGGGCAAGACCACGGCCGTGCAGGTGCTGCTGGGCCTGCTGGAGGCCGACGAGGGCCGAGCCGAGGTCCTCGCTCCCGACGGCACCGCGATCCCGGTGCGGGAGCTGCGGCGGAGGAGCCTGTGGGACCAGGTCGCCTATCTCCCCCAGCGCCCCGTGCTCCCCGCGGGAACGATCCGCTCGGTGCTCGCCGCCGCCCGGCCCGATGCCGACCAGGACGCGCTCGAGGCCGCCGCCGTCGCGACCGGGCTGGATGCGGTGATCGCCGAGCGCGGCTGGGAGGCGGACCTGGGACGCGCGGGGCGGGGCATCTCCCTCGGCGAGCGCCAGCGTCTGGCCCTCGCCCGGGCGGTGCTCTCCCCCGCTCCTCTCGTGGTGCTCGACGAACCCACCGCCCACCTCGACGGCGCCGCCGAGCAGGTGGTCCTGGATCTCCTCGTCGCCCTCCGGGAGGCGGGCCGCACCGTGGTCGTCATCGCGCACCGCTCCCGCCTGGTGGAGCTGGCCGACGACGTCGCGGGAGTGGAGGCCGGCCGATGA
- a CDS encoding YceD family protein, with product MTSENTPTTTLDDALRFDAVDLVGRTGTHRHVERTVAAPPREVGGVAMQVPEGEDIAVEAELESVVEGIYAHGTVTAHLEGECSRCLDPVEQDVTARLDELFMYPEKVKADEREDTTLLEADEVNLATQVRDALAMEADERPLCREDCPGLCAQCGFRMEDDPDHAHDVIDDRFAKLQGLFDDAPSAEKPEEA from the coding sequence ATGACCTCTGAGAACACCCCGACCACCACGCTCGACGACGCGCTGAGGTTCGACGCCGTCGACCTCGTGGGCCGCACCGGCACCCACCGCCACGTCGAACGCACCGTCGCCGCCCCGCCCCGCGAGGTGGGCGGGGTCGCCATGCAGGTCCCCGAGGGCGAGGACATCGCCGTCGAGGCCGAGCTCGAGTCCGTGGTCGAGGGCATCTACGCCCACGGCACCGTCACCGCCCACCTCGAGGGCGAGTGCTCCCGCTGCCTCGACCCCGTCGAGCAGGACGTCACCGCCCGCCTCGACGAGCTGTTCATGTACCCCGAGAAGGTCAAGGCCGACGAGCGCGAGGACACCACGCTGCTCGAGGCCGACGAGGTCAACCTCGCCACGCAGGTGCGCGACGCTCTCGCCATGGAGGCCGACGAGCGCCCGCTGTGCCGCGAGGACTGCCCGGGCCTGTGCGCTCAGTGCGGCTTCCGCATGGAGGACGACCCGGACCACGCCCACGACGTCATCGACGATCGCTTCGCGAAGCTGCAGGGTCTCTTCGACGACGCGCCGTCAGCCGAGAAGCCCGAGGAGGCCTGA
- the cydB gene encoding cytochrome d ubiquinol oxidase subunit II: MEPLLEATWLQALWFALIAVFFLGYFVLEGFDFGVQITVGALWRRGSGTRGTLLKTIGPVWEGNEVWLITGGALLFAAFPEWYATLFSGFYLALLGLLLVLIVRVCAFKWRDKVDDPRWRTAWDAVHVLGGIAPPLLWGVAFSNIVAGVAIDENRWVTSSLLDLLNPFALLGGAVFVLLFWLHGLLYLALKLEQPLRGRVRRLAGIVVWPTIAAGAAFLLWYQLAYSHAAWTWAPLVLAALALIAVVPLNRTGREGLAFAATTAAIAGAVATLFGGLFPYVLPAVNAPANSLTVANASSTEHTLTVMLIALAVLLPIVLAYTIWTYRVFRHRISDDDSPAPGSQLLESAKQGYRNAFEQR; this comes from the coding sequence ATGGAACCCCTGCTCGAGGCCACCTGGCTCCAGGCCCTCTGGTTCGCGCTCATCGCCGTCTTCTTCCTGGGCTACTTCGTGCTCGAGGGCTTCGACTTCGGCGTGCAGATCACCGTCGGCGCCCTGTGGCGCCGCGGCTCCGGCACCCGCGGCACGCTGCTGAAGACCATCGGCCCGGTCTGGGAGGGCAACGAGGTGTGGCTGATCACCGGCGGCGCCCTCCTCTTCGCCGCCTTCCCGGAGTGGTACGCCACCCTCTTCTCCGGCTTCTATCTCGCCCTGCTGGGCCTGCTGCTGGTGCTCATCGTGCGGGTCTGCGCCTTCAAGTGGCGCGACAAGGTGGACGATCCCCGCTGGCGGACGGCCTGGGACGCCGTGCACGTGCTCGGCGGGATCGCGCCGCCGCTGCTGTGGGGCGTGGCCTTCTCGAACATCGTCGCGGGCGTCGCGATCGACGAGAACCGCTGGGTCACCTCCTCGCTGCTGGACCTGCTGAATCCCTTCGCGCTGCTGGGCGGTGCGGTGTTCGTGCTGCTGTTCTGGCTGCACGGCCTGCTCTACCTCGCCCTCAAGCTCGAGCAGCCCCTGCGCGGCCGGGTGCGCCGGCTCGCCGGGATCGTGGTGTGGCCGACGATCGCCGCCGGCGCAGCCTTCCTGCTCTGGTACCAGCTGGCCTACTCGCACGCCGCCTGGACCTGGGCTCCCCTGGTCCTCGCCGCGCTCGCGCTGATCGCCGTGGTTCCCCTGAACCGGACCGGGCGGGAGGGGCTCGCCTTCGCCGCGACCACCGCGGCGATCGCCGGCGCCGTCGCGACCCTGTTCGGCGGGCTGTTCCCCTACGTCCTGCCGGCCGTGAACGCCCCGGCGAACTCGCTCACCGTCGCGAACGCCTCCTCCACCGAGCACACCCTCACGGTCATGCTCATCGCGCTCGCGGTGCTGCTCCCGATCGTCCTGGCGTACACGATCTGGACCTATCGCGTGTTCCGCCACCGCATCAGCGATGACGACTCCCCCGCCCCCGGGTCCCAGCTGCTCGAGTCGGCGAAGCAGGGCTACCGGAACGCCTTCGAGCAGCGCTGA